In a single window of the Mugil cephalus isolate CIBA_MC_2020 chromosome 6, CIBA_Mcephalus_1.1, whole genome shotgun sequence genome:
- the LOC125009112 gene encoding mitochondrial coenzyme A transporter SLC25A42-like: MAHRVHEHQSRLPVAQATVLTLPPSSQAKDLRPRWTAVDSLLCGAFAGAVAKTVIAPLDRTKIIFQVSSKRFSAKEAFRLIYCTYMKDGLLSLWRGNSATMVRVMPYAAIQFCSHEQYKVLLGSHYGYQGKSLPPFPRFLAGSLAGTTAAMLTYPLDMVRARMAVTAREMYSNIMHVFVRISQEEGLKTLYRGFTPTILGVIPYAGITFFTYETLKKLHTEKTKRSQPYPYERLAFGACAGLIGQSASYPLDVVRRRMQTAGVTGSSYGTIMGTMREIIKHEGVVRGLYKGLSMNWLKGPVAVGISFTTFDMTHSLLLKLHQMGYFVH, encoded by the exons ATGGCCCACCGTGTGCACGAGCACCAGAGCCGCCTGCCCGTGGCCCAGGCCACTGTGCTGACTCTGCCACCGTCCAGCCAAGCAaag GACCTGAGGCCCAGATGGACTGCTGTGGACTCCCTGCTGTGTGGTGCGTTTGCCGGCGCTGTGGCCAAAACGGTAATTGCACCTCTGGATCGGACCAAGATCATTTTCCAAG TGTCTTCGAAAAGATTCTCGGCCAAG GAGGCGTTCAGGCTCATCTACTGTACGTACATGAAGGATGGGCTGCTCAGCCTGTGGAGGGGGAACTCTGCCACCATGGTGAGGGTCATGCCCTACGCTGCCATCCAGTTCTGCTCACATGAACAGTACAAAGTTCTGCTGGGGAGCCACTACGGCTACCAGGGCAA ATCTCTGCCTCCGTTCCCACGTTTCCTCGCCGGGTCTCTGGCCGGCACAACCGCCGCCATGCTCACCTACCCTTTGGACATGGTGCGAGCCAGGATGGCCGTCACCGCCAGAGAAAT GTACAGCAACATCATGCACGTCTTTGTGCGGATCTCCCAGGAGGAAGGTTTGAAGACGCTTTACAGAGGCTTCACCCCCACCATCCTGGGTGTCATCCCGTATGCAGGGATCACATTCTTCACTTATGAGACCCTCAAAAAACTACACACAG AAAAGACAAAGCGATCTCAGCCGTACCCTTATGAGCGCTTGGCCTTCGGCGCCTGTGCAGGCCTAATCGGACAGTCGGCTTCTTACCCTCTGGACGTGGTGCGTCGGCGCATGCAGACGGCCGGCGTCACCGGCTCGTCCTACGGCACAATCATGGGGACCATGCGGGAGATCATAAAGCACGAGGGAGTCGTGCGTGGACTGTACAAGGGACTGAGCATGAACTGGCTCAAAGGGCCCGTCGCGGTGGGGATCAGCTTCACCACGTTCGACATGACGCACAGCCTTCTGCTCAAGCTGCATCAGATGGGCTATTTCGTCCACTGA
- the LOC125009111 gene encoding MAU2 chromatid cohesion factor homolog isoform X2, whose amino-acid sequence MASNVEAPERWYLALLGFAEHFRTSSPPKIRLCVHCLQAVFQFKPPQRIEARTHLQLGSVLYHHTKNSELARSHLEKAWYISQQVPQFEDVKFEAASILSELFCQQNLVDSAKPLLRKAIQISQQTPYWHCRLLFQLAQLHTLEKDLVSACDLLGVGAEYARVVGSEYTRALFLLSKGMLLLMERKLGEVHPLLTLCGTIVENWQGNPIQKESLRVFFLVLQVTHYLDAGQVKSVKPCLKQLQQCIQTISTLHDDEILPTNPADLFHWLPKEHMCVLVYLVTVMHSMQAGYLEKAQKYTDKALMQLEKLKMLDCSPILSTFQVILLEHIIMCRLVTGHKATALQEISQVCQLCQQSPRLFTNHAAQLHTLLGLYCISVNCMDNAEAQFTTALRLTTHQELWTYIVTNLASVYIREGNRHQELYSLLERINPDHNFPVSSHCLRAAAFYIRGLLSFFQGRYNEAKRFLRETLKMSNAEDLNRLTACSLVLLGHIFYVLGNHRESNNMVVPAMQLASKIPDMSVQLWSSALLKDLNKALGNTMDAHEAAQMHQNFSQQLLQDHIAACSLPEHNLISWTDGPPPVQIQAQNGPTTSLASLL is encoded by the exons ATGGCGTCAAACGTAGAGGCCCCGGAGCGCTGGTACCTCGCCCTTCTCGGCTTTGCGGAGCATTTCCGAACCTCCAGTCCGCCCAAAATACGACTCTGTGTGCACTGTCTACAGGCCGTGTTTCAGTTCAAGCCTCCGCAGAGGATCGAGGCTCGGACACATCTTCAGCTGGGCTCCGTTCTCTACCACCACACCAAGAACAGCGAGCTGGCCCGCAGCCACTTGGAGAAAGCG TGGTATATATCTCAACAAGTTCCTCAATTTGAAGATGTCAAATTTGAAGCCGCCAGCATTTTGTCAGAACTCTTCTGCCAGCAG AATTTGGTGGACTCTGCTAAACCCCTTCTGCGCAAAGCCATCCAGATCTCACAACAAACACCATACTGGCACTGCAGATTGTTGTTCCAGTTGGCG CAACTTCATACACTGGAGAAAGACTTGGTGTCAGCATGTGACCTTCTGGGTGTTGGAGCCGAATACGCCCGAGTGGTGGGCTCCGAATATACCAG ggCATTGTTTCTTCTCAGTAAAGGAATG CTGCTGCTAATGGAGAGGAAGCTCGGGGAGGTTCATCCTCTCCTCACACTATGCGGAACCATAGTGGAAAACTGGCAGGGAAACCCAATCCAGAAGGAGTCTCTGAGAGTCTTCTTCCTAGTACTACAGGTCACACACTACCTGGATGCTGGACAG GTGAAGAGCGTGAAGCCGTGTctaaagcagctgcagcagtgcATCCAGACCATCTCTACACTCCACGACGATGAGATTCTTCCCACCAACCCAGCCGACCTCTTCCACTGGCTGCCCAAGGAGCACATGTGTGTGCTCGTGTACTTG gtgaCAGTCATGCACTCCATGCAAGCAGGATATCTGGAAAAAGCCCAGAAGTACACAGACAAGGCTCTCATGCAATTAGAGAAACTAAAAA TGTTGGACTGCAGCCCCATCCTCTCTACCTTTCAAGTCATTCTACTGGAGCACATCATCATGTGCAGACTCGTCACAGGCCACAAAGCCACTGCATTACAAGAG ATCTCACAGGTGTGTCAGCTGTGCCAACAGTCCCCCAGGTTATTCACCAACCACGCTGCTCAGCTTCATACACTATTA GGTCTGTACTGTATCTCAGTCAACTGTATGGACAACGCAGAAGCCCAGTTTACTACCGCCCTGCGG CTCACCACACACCAAGAACTGTGGACGTACATCGTAACCAACTTGGCCAGCGTCTACATAAGGGAAGGAAACCGACACCAGGAG CTGTACAGCCTCCTCGAGAGAATAAACCCAGACCACAACTTCCCAGTGAG CTCCCACTGCCTCCGCGCTGCAGCCTTCTACATCAGGGGACTTCTGTCCTTCTTTCAGGGACGCTACAACGAGGCAAA ACGTTTCCTTAGGGAAACTCTGAAGATGTCCAATGCCGAGGATCTGAACAGACTGACTGCCTGCTCCCTGGTTCTGCTTGGCCACATTTTCTACGTACTGGGCAACCACAGA GAAAGTAACAACATGGTTGTACCTGCCATGCAGCTGGCCAGCAAGATCCCCGACATGTCGGTCCAGCTCTGGTCTTCGGCACTGTTGAAAG ATTTGAACAAGGCCCTTGGGAACACCATGGACGCCCATGAAGCAGCTCAGATGCACCAGAACTTCtcccagcagctgctgcaggaccaCATTGCCGCCTGCAGCCTCCCTGAACATAACCTCATCAGT TGGACTGATGGCCCTCCCCCTGTCCAGATCCAAGCCCAGAACGGTCCGACCACCAGCCTCGCTAGCCTGCTATGA
- the LOC125009111 gene encoding MAU2 chromatid cohesion factor homolog isoform X1 encodes MASNVEAPERWYLALLGFAEHFRTSSPPKIRLCVHCLQAVFQFKPPQRIEARTHLQLGSVLYHHTKNSELARSHLEKAWYISQQVPQFEDVKFEAASILSELFCQQNLVDSAKPLLRKAIQISQQTPYWHCRLLFQLAQLHTLEKDLVSACDLLGVGAEYARVVGSEYTSCNLMGTQCRALFLLSKGMLLLMERKLGEVHPLLTLCGTIVENWQGNPIQKESLRVFFLVLQVTHYLDAGQVKSVKPCLKQLQQCIQTISTLHDDEILPTNPADLFHWLPKEHMCVLVYLVTVMHSMQAGYLEKAQKYTDKALMQLEKLKMLDCSPILSTFQVILLEHIIMCRLVTGHKATALQEISQVCQLCQQSPRLFTNHAAQLHTLLGLYCISVNCMDNAEAQFTTALRLTTHQELWTYIVTNLASVYIREGNRHQELYSLLERINPDHNFPVSSHCLRAAAFYIRGLLSFFQGRYNEAKRFLRETLKMSNAEDLNRLTACSLVLLGHIFYVLGNHRESNNMVVPAMQLASKIPDMSVQLWSSALLKDLNKALGNTMDAHEAAQMHQNFSQQLLQDHIAACSLPEHNLISWTDGPPPVQIQAQNGPTTSLASLL; translated from the exons ATGGCGTCAAACGTAGAGGCCCCGGAGCGCTGGTACCTCGCCCTTCTCGGCTTTGCGGAGCATTTCCGAACCTCCAGTCCGCCCAAAATACGACTCTGTGTGCACTGTCTACAGGCCGTGTTTCAGTTCAAGCCTCCGCAGAGGATCGAGGCTCGGACACATCTTCAGCTGGGCTCCGTTCTCTACCACCACACCAAGAACAGCGAGCTGGCCCGCAGCCACTTGGAGAAAGCG TGGTATATATCTCAACAAGTTCCTCAATTTGAAGATGTCAAATTTGAAGCCGCCAGCATTTTGTCAGAACTCTTCTGCCAGCAG AATTTGGTGGACTCTGCTAAACCCCTTCTGCGCAAAGCCATCCAGATCTCACAACAAACACCATACTGGCACTGCAGATTGTTGTTCCAGTTGGCG CAACTTCATACACTGGAGAAAGACTTGGTGTCAGCATGTGACCTTCTGGGTGTTGGAGCCGAATACGCCCGAGTGGTGGGCTCCGAATATACCAG ctgTAACCTAATGGGGACACAATGCAG ggCATTGTTTCTTCTCAGTAAAGGAATG CTGCTGCTAATGGAGAGGAAGCTCGGGGAGGTTCATCCTCTCCTCACACTATGCGGAACCATAGTGGAAAACTGGCAGGGAAACCCAATCCAGAAGGAGTCTCTGAGAGTCTTCTTCCTAGTACTACAGGTCACACACTACCTGGATGCTGGACAG GTGAAGAGCGTGAAGCCGTGTctaaagcagctgcagcagtgcATCCAGACCATCTCTACACTCCACGACGATGAGATTCTTCCCACCAACCCAGCCGACCTCTTCCACTGGCTGCCCAAGGAGCACATGTGTGTGCTCGTGTACTTG gtgaCAGTCATGCACTCCATGCAAGCAGGATATCTGGAAAAAGCCCAGAAGTACACAGACAAGGCTCTCATGCAATTAGAGAAACTAAAAA TGTTGGACTGCAGCCCCATCCTCTCTACCTTTCAAGTCATTCTACTGGAGCACATCATCATGTGCAGACTCGTCACAGGCCACAAAGCCACTGCATTACAAGAG ATCTCACAGGTGTGTCAGCTGTGCCAACAGTCCCCCAGGTTATTCACCAACCACGCTGCTCAGCTTCATACACTATTA GGTCTGTACTGTATCTCAGTCAACTGTATGGACAACGCAGAAGCCCAGTTTACTACCGCCCTGCGG CTCACCACACACCAAGAACTGTGGACGTACATCGTAACCAACTTGGCCAGCGTCTACATAAGGGAAGGAAACCGACACCAGGAG CTGTACAGCCTCCTCGAGAGAATAAACCCAGACCACAACTTCCCAGTGAG CTCCCACTGCCTCCGCGCTGCAGCCTTCTACATCAGGGGACTTCTGTCCTTCTTTCAGGGACGCTACAACGAGGCAAA ACGTTTCCTTAGGGAAACTCTGAAGATGTCCAATGCCGAGGATCTGAACAGACTGACTGCCTGCTCCCTGGTTCTGCTTGGCCACATTTTCTACGTACTGGGCAACCACAGA GAAAGTAACAACATGGTTGTACCTGCCATGCAGCTGGCCAGCAAGATCCCCGACATGTCGGTCCAGCTCTGGTCTTCGGCACTGTTGAAAG ATTTGAACAAGGCCCTTGGGAACACCATGGACGCCCATGAAGCAGCTCAGATGCACCAGAACTTCtcccagcagctgctgcaggaccaCATTGCCGCCTGCAGCCTCCCTGAACATAACCTCATCAGT TGGACTGATGGCCCTCCCCCTGTCCAGATCCAAGCCCAGAACGGTCCGACCACCAGCCTCGCTAGCCTGCTATGA